A stretch of Apis cerana isolate GH-2021 linkage group LG1, AcerK_1.0, whole genome shotgun sequence DNA encodes these proteins:
- the LOC108003615 gene encoding D-2-hydroxyglutarate dehydrogenase, mitochondrial isoform X3 has translation MELRILVQNMSFQTLLRRFRHTSRVQFFSTKPDFTSDRYKVERGPYANICNDHVAFFNNLLGQNRVITDAEECEGYNIDYSKIVRGKSKIVLKPKTTNEVSAILKYCNENRLAICPQSGNTGLVGGSVPVFDEIVISMKLMNKIIETNELAGVLTCEAGCVLEDLENHLATVGLMMPIDLGAKGSCLIGGCVSTNAGGLRLLRYGNLHGNILGLEAVKANGSVVDCLNTLKKNNTGYHLKHLFIGSEGTLGIVTKVAIQCPPLPAAVNVAFLGLNNFDKVLKAFRLAKKELGEILSSFEMMDKLSLDVSIETFGLKSPLTTKIDGHDFYVLMETSGSNINHDEEKLTSFVEKALADNIIEDGTLTSDPTKVKNIWALRERISEGILREGYVFKYDISIPLPCFYKVIEVLRERLRDPRIIRISGYGHLGDGNIHVQVSIPSYEPDIASQLQPFIFEYVSKLHGSVSAEHGIGFTKTKYLHMSRTSSEIELMYELKKMMDPNGILNPYKVLYPL, from the exons ATGGAGCTTCGGATACTTGTTCAG AATATGAGTTTTCAAACGTTGCTTCGGAGATTTCGACATACCTCAAGAGTTCAGTTTTTCTCCACAAAACCGGACTTTACATCGGATAGATACAAAGTAGAAAGAGGACCGTATGCAAATATTTGCAATGATCATGTAGCATTTTTCAATAACTTGCTCGGACAAAACAGAGTTATCACAGATGCAGAAGAATGCGAGggatataatatagattactCAAAAATTGTCAGAG GAAAAAGCAAAATTGTATTGAAACCGAAAACTACCAATGAAGTATCTgccatattaaaatattgtaatgaaaATCGTTTAGCTATATGTCCTCAGAGTGGAAATACAGGTCTTGTTGGCGGTAGCGTGCCagtttttgatgaaattgttatttctatgaaacttatgaataaaattattgaaactaatGAACTAGCAG GAGTACTGACTTGTGAAGCTGGCTGCGTGCTCGAAGACCTGGAAAATCATTTAGCGACAGTAGGTTTAATGATGCCGATTGATCTCGGTGCTAAAGGTAGTTGTCTGATCGGTGGCTGCGTATCTACAAATGCCGGTGGTTTAAGACTTCTTCGTTATGGTAATCTTCATGGGAACATTCTGGGTCTCGAAGCc gtaAAAGCAAATGGTAGTGTGGTAGATTGTTTAAATACactgaaaaaaaacaataccGGTTATCATCTAAAGCATTTATTTATCGGATCTGAGGGAACGCTAGGAATTGTAACGAAAGTCGCAATTCAATGTCCACCTCTTCCTGCAGCCGTCAACGTTGCGTTTTTAG gattaaacaattttgacAAAGTATTGAAAGCGTTTCGTCTAGCGAAAAAAGAACTGGGAGAAATTTTGTCTTCATTCGAAATGATGGACAAATTGTCATTAGATGTTTCCATTGAAACTTTTGGTTTAAAAAGTCCATTAACAACAAAAATCGACGGCCATGACTTTTATGTGTTGATGGAAACTTCTGGTAGCAACATAAATCATGATGAAGAAAAACTTACCTCTTTTGTGGAAAAGGCGCTTGCCGACAATATCATTGAAGACGGTACTCTGACTTCTGATCCTACCAAAGTTAAA AATATATGGGCACTAAGGGAACGTATTAGCGAAGGAATCTTACGAGAAGGTTATGTTTTTAAGTATGATATTTCGATACCTCTTCCTTGTTTTTATAAAGTGATTGAAGTACTCAGAGAACGTTTGCGTGATCCACGTATTATAAGAATCAGTGGTTACGGACATTTAG GCGATGGAAACATTCATGTACAAGTTTCGATACCATCATACGAACCTGATATAGCATCACAGTTACAaccttttattttcgaatatgtaTCTAAACTTCATGGTAGTGTAAGTGCTGAACATGGTATAGGATtcacaaaaacaaaatatctgCATATGAGTAGAACTTCTTCGGAAATTGAACTCATGtacgaattgaaaaaaatgatggatCCAAATGGTATACTCAATCCGTATAAAGTATTGTATCCACTATAa
- the LOC108003644 gene encoding uncharacterized protein LOC108003644 isoform X2 translates to MKVSKLFLVLFYFIKIGQCDIKISTVKNDTAAQIAVGEKRLEDHVRAILKHYQQSDPVGLPGAPIPDPMSAPDMKYSFSMYTMNFKQMNIYGLSKFRIVNAESELALMQVSVTLNIESLDIRGFYTLSSWLSRSAGNFTMKLMGVNVKGIGRLEVASDGKLQAQNIDMDLTFENVAMDFKNLGFLGSVLQSTINSVGSFIFDSIKPFILKELNTKARGIANKQISQLPQYFPNSISPFDMAIAELRKYISQMDYDPFKVNDYSQTVGIFTVTSTNTWITGLANIYRIGNVTLGIENGTVYATVDAGTQEIEGKTHWEISIIGGFLSRAGTVSFTVQYFRAQVNLSQPLDTRKRPSMEELELELGNIQTRIHGAGTIDYLVEASINILPNLLRYQIMDAIEGPLKRRLQIFLNKIDVEKQIYEYIPSIEEKARQESEENRGPS, encoded by the exons ATGAaggtttcaaaattatttcttgttcttttttattttatcaagatcGGTCAATGTGATATCAAAATTTCTACCg tAAAAAATGATACCGCAGCACAAATAGCAGTTGGCGAGAAACGACTTGAAGATCATGTTCGCGCGATTTTAAAGCATTATCAGCAAAGTGATCCAGTAGGATTACCTGGAGCGCCAATACCGGATCCTATGTCAGCACCGGATATGAAGTATTCATTTTCTATGTATACCATGAATTTTAAGCAAATGAACATTTATGGTTTATCCAAATTCCGGATAGTAAATGCAGAATCAGAATTAGCATTGATGCAA GTTTCAGTgacattaaatatagaaagtcTGGATATTCGTGGATTTTATACTTTGTCTTCTTGGTTGTCTCGATCAGCTGGTAATTTTACGATGAAATTGATGGGAGTGAATGTAAAAGGGATTGGGAGGCTCGAAGTTGCTAGTGATGGTAAATTACAAGCACAAAATATCGATATGGATTTGACATTCGAAAATGTAGCCAtggatttcaaaaatttgggTTTTTTGGGTTCTGTATTACAAAGTACGATTAATTCTGTAGGCTCCTTTATTTTCGATAGTATTAAACCTTTCATATTGAAGGAACTAAATACTAAAGCACG GGGTATAgctaataaacaaatttcacaATTACCGCAATATTTTCCGAATTCTATATCGCCTTTTGATATGGCAATAGCCGAACtccgtaaatatatatctcaaaTGGACTACGATCCATTCAAAGTGAATGACTACAGTCAAACTGTTGGTATATTTACGGTAACATCGACTAATACTTGGATCACCGGTCTGGCAAACATTTATCGAATAGGAAATGTTACTTTGGGTATAGAAAATGGAacg GTATATGCGACAGTTGATGCTGGTACTCAAGAAATTGAAGGAAAAACACATTGGGAAATAAGTATAATCGGTGGCTTTTTGTCTAGGGCTGGTACAGTTTCCTTTACTGTACAATATTTCAGAGCTCAAGTAAATTTAAGCCAACCTTTAGATACTCGTAAAAGGCCAAGTATGGAAGAACTCGAACTTGAATTGGGTAATATCCAAACAAGAATTCATGGAGCTGGTACTATTGATTATTTAGTTGAAGCaagcattaatatattaccaaACCTTTTAAG atatcaaATAATGGATGCTATCGAGGGACCGCTTAAAAGACgcttacaaatttttctaaataaaatagatgttgaaaaacaaatttatgaatatattcctAGTATAGAAGAAAAGGCTAGACAAG AGAGCGAAGAAAATCGAGGTCCATcataa
- the LOC108003615 gene encoding D-2-hydroxyglutarate dehydrogenase, mitochondrial isoform X1 translates to MKGESKRKGERKIREGEKRLYQRAVDNMDFAIMNMSFQTLLRRFRHTSRVQFFSTKPDFTSDRYKVERGPYANICNDHVAFFNNLLGQNRVITDAEECEGYNIDYSKIVRGKSKIVLKPKTTNEVSAILKYCNENRLAICPQSGNTGLVGGSVPVFDEIVISMKLMNKIIETNELAGVLTCEAGCVLEDLENHLATVGLMMPIDLGAKGSCLIGGCVSTNAGGLRLLRYGNLHGNILGLEAVKANGSVVDCLNTLKKNNTGYHLKHLFIGSEGTLGIVTKVAIQCPPLPAAVNVAFLGLNNFDKVLKAFRLAKKELGEILSSFEMMDKLSLDVSIETFGLKSPLTTKIDGHDFYVLMETSGSNINHDEEKLTSFVEKALADNIIEDGTLTSDPTKVKNIWALRERISEGILREGYVFKYDISIPLPCFYKVIEVLRERLRDPRIIRISGYGHLGDGNIHVQVSIPSYEPDIASQLQPFIFEYVSKLHGSVSAEHGIGFTKTKYLHMSRTSSEIELMYELKKMMDPNGILNPYKVLYPL, encoded by the exons ATGAAAGGGGAAAGtaagaggaagggagaaagaaaaataagagaaggGGAGAAGCGATTGTACCAGAGGGCGGTTGACAACATGGATTTCGCCATAAtg AATATGAGTTTTCAAACGTTGCTTCGGAGATTTCGACATACCTCAAGAGTTCAGTTTTTCTCCACAAAACCGGACTTTACATCGGATAGATACAAAGTAGAAAGAGGACCGTATGCAAATATTTGCAATGATCATGTAGCATTTTTCAATAACTTGCTCGGACAAAACAGAGTTATCACAGATGCAGAAGAATGCGAGggatataatatagattactCAAAAATTGTCAGAG GAAAAAGCAAAATTGTATTGAAACCGAAAACTACCAATGAAGTATCTgccatattaaaatattgtaatgaaaATCGTTTAGCTATATGTCCTCAGAGTGGAAATACAGGTCTTGTTGGCGGTAGCGTGCCagtttttgatgaaattgttatttctatgaaacttatgaataaaattattgaaactaatGAACTAGCAG GAGTACTGACTTGTGAAGCTGGCTGCGTGCTCGAAGACCTGGAAAATCATTTAGCGACAGTAGGTTTAATGATGCCGATTGATCTCGGTGCTAAAGGTAGTTGTCTGATCGGTGGCTGCGTATCTACAAATGCCGGTGGTTTAAGACTTCTTCGTTATGGTAATCTTCATGGGAACATTCTGGGTCTCGAAGCc gtaAAAGCAAATGGTAGTGTGGTAGATTGTTTAAATACactgaaaaaaaacaataccGGTTATCATCTAAAGCATTTATTTATCGGATCTGAGGGAACGCTAGGAATTGTAACGAAAGTCGCAATTCAATGTCCACCTCTTCCTGCAGCCGTCAACGTTGCGTTTTTAG gattaaacaattttgacAAAGTATTGAAAGCGTTTCGTCTAGCGAAAAAAGAACTGGGAGAAATTTTGTCTTCATTCGAAATGATGGACAAATTGTCATTAGATGTTTCCATTGAAACTTTTGGTTTAAAAAGTCCATTAACAACAAAAATCGACGGCCATGACTTTTATGTGTTGATGGAAACTTCTGGTAGCAACATAAATCATGATGAAGAAAAACTTACCTCTTTTGTGGAAAAGGCGCTTGCCGACAATATCATTGAAGACGGTACTCTGACTTCTGATCCTACCAAAGTTAAA AATATATGGGCACTAAGGGAACGTATTAGCGAAGGAATCTTACGAGAAGGTTATGTTTTTAAGTATGATATTTCGATACCTCTTCCTTGTTTTTATAAAGTGATTGAAGTACTCAGAGAACGTTTGCGTGATCCACGTATTATAAGAATCAGTGGTTACGGACATTTAG GCGATGGAAACATTCATGTACAAGTTTCGATACCATCATACGAACCTGATATAGCATCACAGTTACAaccttttattttcgaatatgtaTCTAAACTTCATGGTAGTGTAAGTGCTGAACATGGTATAGGATtcacaaaaacaaaatatctgCATATGAGTAGAACTTCTTCGGAAATTGAACTCATGtacgaattgaaaaaaatgatggatCCAAATGGTATACTCAATCCGTATAAAGTATTGTATCCACTATAa
- the LOC108003645 gene encoding protein lethal(2)essential for life, translating to MALVTRDLFRNWWEDMDRYHRELEEHFKRLSTRDDFWKPPPMPSFNEFFQPWRNMMEQLEHQVGGSTTIERDQNKYQVIVDVQQFAPEEITVRTDDKCITIEGKHEEKKDEHGYVSRHFVRRYVLPQGYDIGHVKPSLSSDGILTITAPRLALPAPGERIIPIERSNAPAIKAA from the coding sequence ATGGCATTAGTAACAAGAGATCTCTTCCGGAATTGGTGGGAAGATATGGACCGTTATCACCGAGAATTAGAAGAACATTTCAAACGTCTTAGTACTAGAGATGATTTTTGGAAACCACCGCCAATGCCATCCttcaatgaatttttccaACCATGGAGGAATATGATGGAACAATTAGAACATCAAGTTGGAGGTTCGACCACCATTGAACgagatcaaaacaaatatcaGGTAATCGTTGATGTGCAACAATTTGCACCAGAAGAAATCACCGTCAGAACAGATGATAAATGTATTACCATTGAGGGGAAacacgaagagaaaaaagatgaaCATGGTTACGTATCGAGACATTTTGTGCGTCGATATGTGCTTCCACAAGGATATGATATTGGCCATGTTAAACCAAGTTTGTCATCTGATGGTATTCTTACTATTACTGCTCCAAGATTAGCTTTGCCAGCACCTGGAGAAAGAATTATACCAATCGAACGAAGTAATGCACCAGCTATTAAGGCagcataa
- the LOC108003644 gene encoding uncharacterized protein LOC108003644 isoform X1 gives MKVSKLFLVLFYFIKIGQCDIKISTVKNDTAAQIAVGEKRLEDHVRAILKHYQQSDPVGLPGAPIPDPMSAPDMKYSFSMYTMNFKQMNIYGLSKFRIVNAESELALMQVSVTLNIESLDIRGFYTLSSWLSRSAGNFTMKLMGVNVKGIGRLEVASDGKLQAQNIDMDLTFENVAMDFKNLGFLGSVLQSTINSVGSFIFDSIKPFILKELNTKARGIANKQISQLPQYFPNSISPFDMAIAELRKYISQMDYDPFKVNDYSQTVGIFTVTSTNTWITGLANIYRIGNVTLGIENGTVYATVDAGTQEIEGKTHWEISIIGGFLSRAGTVSFTVQYFRAQVNLSQPLDTRKRPSMEELELELGNIQTRIHGAGTIDYLVEASINILPNLLRYQIMDAIEGPLKRRLQIFLNKIDVEKQIYEYIPSIEEKARQGMIPLEETNLELILPQDQDEQPFSESEENRGPS, from the exons ATGAaggtttcaaaattatttcttgttcttttttattttatcaagatcGGTCAATGTGATATCAAAATTTCTACCg tAAAAAATGATACCGCAGCACAAATAGCAGTTGGCGAGAAACGACTTGAAGATCATGTTCGCGCGATTTTAAAGCATTATCAGCAAAGTGATCCAGTAGGATTACCTGGAGCGCCAATACCGGATCCTATGTCAGCACCGGATATGAAGTATTCATTTTCTATGTATACCATGAATTTTAAGCAAATGAACATTTATGGTTTATCCAAATTCCGGATAGTAAATGCAGAATCAGAATTAGCATTGATGCAA GTTTCAGTgacattaaatatagaaagtcTGGATATTCGTGGATTTTATACTTTGTCTTCTTGGTTGTCTCGATCAGCTGGTAATTTTACGATGAAATTGATGGGAGTGAATGTAAAAGGGATTGGGAGGCTCGAAGTTGCTAGTGATGGTAAATTACAAGCACAAAATATCGATATGGATTTGACATTCGAAAATGTAGCCAtggatttcaaaaatttgggTTTTTTGGGTTCTGTATTACAAAGTACGATTAATTCTGTAGGCTCCTTTATTTTCGATAGTATTAAACCTTTCATATTGAAGGAACTAAATACTAAAGCACG GGGTATAgctaataaacaaatttcacaATTACCGCAATATTTTCCGAATTCTATATCGCCTTTTGATATGGCAATAGCCGAACtccgtaaatatatatctcaaaTGGACTACGATCCATTCAAAGTGAATGACTACAGTCAAACTGTTGGTATATTTACGGTAACATCGACTAATACTTGGATCACCGGTCTGGCAAACATTTATCGAATAGGAAATGTTACTTTGGGTATAGAAAATGGAacg GTATATGCGACAGTTGATGCTGGTACTCAAGAAATTGAAGGAAAAACACATTGGGAAATAAGTATAATCGGTGGCTTTTTGTCTAGGGCTGGTACAGTTTCCTTTACTGTACAATATTTCAGAGCTCAAGTAAATTTAAGCCAACCTTTAGATACTCGTAAAAGGCCAAGTATGGAAGAACTCGAACTTGAATTGGGTAATATCCAAACAAGAATTCATGGAGCTGGTACTATTGATTATTTAGTTGAAGCaagcattaatatattaccaaACCTTTTAAG atatcaaATAATGGATGCTATCGAGGGACCGCTTAAAAGACgcttacaaatttttctaaataaaatagatgttgaaaaacaaatttatgaatatattcctAGTATAGAAGAAAAGGCTAGACAAGGTATGATTCCTTTAGAAGAgacaaatttagaattaatattgccTCAAGATCAAGATGAACAACCATTTTCAGAGAGCGAAGAAAATCGAGGTCCATcataa
- the LOC108003615 gene encoding D-2-hydroxyglutarate dehydrogenase, mitochondrial isoform X2 → MSFQTLLRRFRHTSRVQFFSTKPDFTSDRYKVERGPYANICNDHVAFFNNLLGQNRVITDAEECEGYNIDYSKIVRGKSKIVLKPKTTNEVSAILKYCNENRLAICPQSGNTGLVGGSVPVFDEIVISMKLMNKIIETNELAGVLTCEAGCVLEDLENHLATVGLMMPIDLGAKGSCLIGGCVSTNAGGLRLLRYGNLHGNILGLEAVKANGSVVDCLNTLKKNNTGYHLKHLFIGSEGTLGIVTKVAIQCPPLPAAVNVAFLGLNNFDKVLKAFRLAKKELGEILSSFEMMDKLSLDVSIETFGLKSPLTTKIDGHDFYVLMETSGSNINHDEEKLTSFVEKALADNIIEDGTLTSDPTKVKNIWALRERISEGILREGYVFKYDISIPLPCFYKVIEVLRERLRDPRIIRISGYGHLGDGNIHVQVSIPSYEPDIASQLQPFIFEYVSKLHGSVSAEHGIGFTKTKYLHMSRTSSEIELMYELKKMMDPNGILNPYKVLYPL, encoded by the exons ATGAGTTTTCAAACGTTGCTTCGGAGATTTCGACATACCTCAAGAGTTCAGTTTTTCTCCACAAAACCGGACTTTACATCGGATAGATACAAAGTAGAAAGAGGACCGTATGCAAATATTTGCAATGATCATGTAGCATTTTTCAATAACTTGCTCGGACAAAACAGAGTTATCACAGATGCAGAAGAATGCGAGggatataatatagattactCAAAAATTGTCAGAG GAAAAAGCAAAATTGTATTGAAACCGAAAACTACCAATGAAGTATCTgccatattaaaatattgtaatgaaaATCGTTTAGCTATATGTCCTCAGAGTGGAAATACAGGTCTTGTTGGCGGTAGCGTGCCagtttttgatgaaattgttatttctatgaaacttatgaataaaattattgaaactaatGAACTAGCAG GAGTACTGACTTGTGAAGCTGGCTGCGTGCTCGAAGACCTGGAAAATCATTTAGCGACAGTAGGTTTAATGATGCCGATTGATCTCGGTGCTAAAGGTAGTTGTCTGATCGGTGGCTGCGTATCTACAAATGCCGGTGGTTTAAGACTTCTTCGTTATGGTAATCTTCATGGGAACATTCTGGGTCTCGAAGCc gtaAAAGCAAATGGTAGTGTGGTAGATTGTTTAAATACactgaaaaaaaacaataccGGTTATCATCTAAAGCATTTATTTATCGGATCTGAGGGAACGCTAGGAATTGTAACGAAAGTCGCAATTCAATGTCCACCTCTTCCTGCAGCCGTCAACGTTGCGTTTTTAG gattaaacaattttgacAAAGTATTGAAAGCGTTTCGTCTAGCGAAAAAAGAACTGGGAGAAATTTTGTCTTCATTCGAAATGATGGACAAATTGTCATTAGATGTTTCCATTGAAACTTTTGGTTTAAAAAGTCCATTAACAACAAAAATCGACGGCCATGACTTTTATGTGTTGATGGAAACTTCTGGTAGCAACATAAATCATGATGAAGAAAAACTTACCTCTTTTGTGGAAAAGGCGCTTGCCGACAATATCATTGAAGACGGTACTCTGACTTCTGATCCTACCAAAGTTAAA AATATATGGGCACTAAGGGAACGTATTAGCGAAGGAATCTTACGAGAAGGTTATGTTTTTAAGTATGATATTTCGATACCTCTTCCTTGTTTTTATAAAGTGATTGAAGTACTCAGAGAACGTTTGCGTGATCCACGTATTATAAGAATCAGTGGTTACGGACATTTAG GCGATGGAAACATTCATGTACAAGTTTCGATACCATCATACGAACCTGATATAGCATCACAGTTACAaccttttattttcgaatatgtaTCTAAACTTCATGGTAGTGTAAGTGCTGAACATGGTATAGGATtcacaaaaacaaaatatctgCATATGAGTAGAACTTCTTCGGAAATTGAACTCATGtacgaattgaaaaaaatgatggatCCAAATGGTATACTCAATCCGTATAAAGTATTGTATCCACTATAa